From Streptomyces sp. TLI_105, the proteins below share one genomic window:
- a CDS encoding GNAT family N-acetyltransferase yields MPTSPASLAQLPVRRLTPEDLLACADLSENRGWPREEHKWGLLLTAGTGYGIDDPDGPGLAACSVVTSYGPGLAAIGMVLVAERYARQGVGRRLMRHVLTEAGDTPLTLYATSNGQPLYEQLGFTETSRAEMVRGRFTFTAPAPDVPVRPATAEDLPAILRLDHEVFGLDRTHIIARLPAFADHLRVAEEGGEITGFAAAWPNMDTHVIGPLIARDPGTAKALIASLAAATDRPLRTDVDVRHTSLLSWAKENGIDTIATTSVMIRSLPDLPGDWRRRFAPLTVAAG; encoded by the coding sequence ATGCCGACTTCCCCCGCCTCCCTCGCACAGCTCCCGGTCCGACGCCTCACCCCGGAGGACCTCCTCGCCTGCGCCGACCTCTCCGAGAACCGGGGCTGGCCGCGCGAGGAACACAAATGGGGCCTGCTGCTCACCGCGGGCACCGGCTACGGCATCGACGATCCCGACGGTCCGGGCCTCGCCGCCTGCTCCGTGGTCACCTCGTACGGCCCCGGGCTCGCCGCGATCGGCATGGTGCTCGTCGCCGAGCGGTACGCACGCCAGGGCGTGGGGCGCCGGCTCATGCGGCACGTCCTGACGGAGGCCGGGGACACCCCGCTCACGCTGTACGCCACGTCGAACGGGCAGCCCCTGTACGAACAGCTGGGCTTCACCGAGACGAGCCGGGCCGAGATGGTGCGGGGGCGCTTCACCTTCACCGCACCCGCCCCGGACGTTCCGGTCCGTCCGGCGACGGCCGAGGACCTCCCGGCGATCCTGCGCCTGGACCACGAGGTCTTCGGTCTCGACCGCACCCACATCATCGCCCGGCTCCCCGCGTTCGCGGACCACCTCAGGGTCGCGGAGGAAGGCGGCGAGATCACCGGCTTCGCGGCCGCCTGGCCCAACATGGACACCCATGTCATCGGCCCCCTGATCGCCCGGGACCCGGGCACGGCGAAGGCCCTGATCGCCTCCCTGGCCGCCGCCACCGACCGGCCGCTGCGCACGGACGTCGACGTACGGCACACCTCCCTGCTGAGCTGGGCGAAGGAGAACGGCATCGACACGATCGCCACCACGTCGGTGATGATCCGCTCCCTGCCCGACCTCCCCGGCGACTGGCGCCGCCGCTTCGCTCCCCTGACGGTCGCCGCCGGATAG